The Astyanax mexicanus isolate ESR-SI-001 chromosome 20, AstMex3_surface, whole genome shotgun sequence genome contains a region encoding:
- the isoc1 gene encoding isochorismatase domain-containing protein 1, translating to MADGHSHGGGSSVPVLLSLSVFSRPTTVPAGSGYEVLIQKFLSIYGPQVDVHRKFLMQVFSEEWGQYIDLPKSFTISEKCRLRLVPLQTDITTLGNISPATTAFFCCDMQERFRPAIKYFGDIISVGQRLLQGARILGIPVIVSEQYPKGLGSTVQEMDLTGAKMVFPKTKFSMVLPEVEATLAEMPGVRSIVLFGVETHVCIQQTALDLIGRGYEVHIVADATSSRSMMDRMFALERLARTGILITTSESVLLQLVADKEHPKFKEIQNIIKASAPESGLLSKV from the exons ATGGCGGACGGTCACTCGCACGGCGGCGGAAGCTCGGTCCCGGTGCTGCTGTCTCTCTCGGTGTTCTCGCGGCCCACCACAGTGCCCGCCGGCTCGGGCTATGAGGTTCTTATCCAGAAGTTTCTGTCGATATACGGGCCGCAGGTGGACGTGCACCGCAAGTTCCTGATGCAGGTGTTCTCTGAGGAGTGGGGGCAGTACATCGACCTGCCCAAGAGCTTCACCATCTCCGAGAAGTGCAGGCTGAGGCTGGTGCCGCTGCAGACGGAC ATCACAACGCTGGGCAACATCTCCCCGGCCACCACCGCCTTCTTCTGCTGCGACATGCAGGAACGGTTCAGGCCCGCCATCAAGTACTTTGGTGACATCATCAGCGTGGGCCAGAGGCTG CTGCAGGGAGCTCGTATTCTGGGAATACCTGTGATCGTGTCTGAGCAGTATCCTAAAGGCCTGGGCAGCACGGTGCAGGAGATGGACCTGACAGGAGCCAAGATGGTCTTTCCTAAAACCAAGTTCTCCATGGTGCTGCCGGAGGTGGAGGCCACCCTGGCTGAGATGCCTGGAGTCCGTAGCATCGTCCTGTTTGGAGTGGAG ACTCACGTGTGTATACAGCAGACGGCTCTGGACCTGATAGGAAGAGGTTATGAAGTCCACATTGTAGCTGACGCAACTTCCTCCAGGAGCATGATGGACAGAATGTTTGCACTAGAG CGTCTAGCTCGAACAGGAATCTTAATCACCACCAGCGAGTCTGTCCTGCTCCAGCTTGTAGCCGACAAAGAACATCCCAAATTCAAAGAGATCCAGAACATCATTAAAGCCAGTGCTCCTGAGTCTGGCCTGCTGTCCAAGGTGTGA